TGGCCCGGGATAATTTCGGGTGCGGCTCCAGCCGGGAACATGCCCCCTGGGCCTTGCTGGATTATGGCTTTCGTTGCATTGTCGCGCCGAGCTATGCCGACATTTTTTTCAACAACTGTTTCAAGAATGGCATCCTGCCCCTGATTCTGGAGGCCCGGATTGTCGATGATCTGTTTCGGGCCGTACTGGCGCGTCCCGGTGCCGAAATGACGGTCGATCTGGAACAGCAACGGGTGACGGCCCCCGATGGCCAGGAACACCCTTTTACGGTGGATCCATTCCGGCGGCATTGTCTGCTCAAGGGGTTGGACGACATCGGCCTGACTCTGGAACACCTGCCGGTCATTGAAGCCTTCGAGGCCCGGCGGCGACAGGCTGAACCCTGGGCCATGGCCGTTTGAGTCTTGGAGGCTGGAGGCTGAAAAGGCTGAAGGCTGGAGGCTGGAGACTGAAGGCCAAAGGCCAAAGGCAGGAGACTGAAGGCTGAAGATTGCCGGAGGTTGGTTCTGATGATTCAATTTTGCATGCAGGCGTGAAGAGAAAGAAATCTTATGGAAAAGACCATTCTGTTGTTGCCCGGCGATGGCATCGGTCAGGAAATTGTGGCCGAGGCACGCAAGGTCCTGGATTGGGTCATCACCCATGAAAAACTGTCCATCCGGTGTACAGAGGGGCTGATCGGCGGCACCGCCTATGATGCGACAGGCACTCCCCTGCCGGAACAAACCGTGGCCCAGGCCAAGGCCGCCGCTGCGGTCTTGTTGGGTGCCGTGGGCGGACCCAAATGGGAATCTCTGGATTACAGCGTGCGCCCGGAACGAGGCCTGCTCGGCATTCGTAAACAATTGGATCTCTATTGCAATCTGCGTCCGGCCCAGGTCTTCCCCCAGTTGGCCGACGCCTCGACCCTGAAACGGGAAGTGGTCAGCGGCATTGACATCATGGTCGTGCGGGAACTCTCCTCCGGTATCTACTTCGGGGAACCCCGCGGCGTGGAAACCCTCCCGGATGGCCGGCAGCGCGGATTCAATACCCTGGTCTACACCACGGATGAAATCGAGCGCGTGGCCCGGTCCGCCTTTCTGGCGGCCCGGCGTCGCAAAGGCCGGGTCTGCTCGGTGGACAAGGCCAATGTCCTGGAATGCACGGAGTTGTGGCGGCAGGTGGTGACCAGACTCCGCAATGCCGAGTTTCCCGACGTGGAACTGAGCCATATGTATGTGGACAATGCCGCCATGCAACTGATCCGCAATCCCCGGCAATTTGACGTGATCCTGACCACGAACATGTTTGGCGATATTCTCTCCGACGAGGCGAGCATGTTGACCGGCTCCATCGGCATGCTCCCCTCTGCTTCGCTCGGGGATCGTTTTGCCCTTTACGAACCGATCCATGGTTCGGCCCCGGACATTGCCGGCAAAGGAGTGGCCAACCCCCTGGCGACCATTCTCTCCGTGGCCATGCTGTTCCGGTACTCCCTGGACCTGCCGGAAGTGGCGGATCGTATCGAACGGGCCGTCAACCGGGTTCTGGATCAGGGCTTGCGCACCCCGGACATCATGCAGGCC
This Magnetococcales bacterium DNA region includes the following protein-coding sequences:
- the leuD gene encoding 3-isopropylmalate dehydratase small subunit, giving the protein MEPFVRLTALAAPLDRANVDTDAIIPKQFLKSIERTGFGPNLFDEWRYLDRGEPGKSNTGRPLNPDFVLNQSRYQGARILLARDNFGCGSSREHAPWALLDYGFRCIVAPSYADIFFNNCFKNGILPLILEARIVDDLFRAVLARPGAEMTVDLEQQRVTAPDGQEHPFTVDPFRRHCLLKGLDDIGLTLEHLPVIEAFEARRRQAEPWAMAV
- the leuB gene encoding 3-isopropylmalate dehydrogenase translates to MEKTILLLPGDGIGQEIVAEARKVLDWVITHEKLSIRCTEGLIGGTAYDATGTPLPEQTVAQAKAAAAVLLGAVGGPKWESLDYSVRPERGLLGIRKQLDLYCNLRPAQVFPQLADASTLKREVVSGIDIMVVRELSSGIYFGEPRGVETLPDGRQRGFNTLVYTTDEIERVARSAFLAARRRKGRVCSVDKANVLECTELWRQVVTRLRNAEFPDVELSHMYVDNAAMQLIRNPRQFDVILTTNMFGDILSDEASMLTGSIGMLPSASLGDRFALYEPIHGSAPDIAGKGVANPLATILSVAMLFRYSLDLPEVADRIERAVNRVLDQGLRTPDIMQAGMKRVGTLEMGSAVVAALAE